gagtcaacatgggccagcatccctgtggaacgctttctacaccttgtagagtcaacatggaccagcatccctgtggaacgctttctacaccttgtagagtcaacatgggccagcatccctgtggaacgctttctacaccttgtagagtcaacatgggccagcatccctgtggaacgctttctacaccttgtagagtcaacatgggccagcatccctgtggaacgctttctacaccttgtagagtcaacatgggccagcatccctgtggaacgctttctacaccttgtagagtcaacatgggccagcatccctgtggaacgctttctacaccttgtagagtcaacatgggccagcatccctgtggaacgctttctacaccttgtagagtcaacatgggccagcatccctgtggaacgctttagacaccttgtagagtcaacatgggccagcatccctgtggaactctttagacaccttgtagagtcaacatgggccagcatccctgtggaactctttagacaccttgtagagtcaacatgggccagcatccctgtggaacgctttctacaccttgtagagtcaacatgggccagcatccctgtggaacgctttagacaccttgtagagtcaacatggaccagcatccctgtggaacgctttagacaccttgtagagtcaacatgggccagcatccctgtggaacgctttagacaccttgtagagtcaacatgggccagcatccctgtggaacgctttcaacaccttgtagagtcaacatgggccagcatccctgtggaacgctttctacaccttgtagagtcaacatgggtcagcatccctgtggaacactttcaacaccttgtagagtcaacatgggccagcatccctgtggaacactttctacaccttgtagagtcaacatgggccagcatccctgtggaacgctttctacaccttgtagagtcaacatgggccagcatccctgtggaacgctttctacaccttgtagagtcaacatgggccagcatccctgtggaacgctttcaacaccttgtagagtcaacatggaccagcatccctgtggaacgctttcaacaccttgtagagtcaacatgggccagcatccctgtggaaccctttcaacaccttgtagagtcaacatgggccagcatccctgtggaacgctttcaacaccttgtagagtcaacatggatcagcatccctgtggaacgctttctacaccttgtagagtcaacatgggccagcatccctgtggaacgctttctacaccttgtagagtcaacatgggccagcatccctgtggaacgctttctacaccttgtagagtcaacatgggccagcatccctgtggaacgctttctacaccttgtagagtcaacatgggccagcatccctgtggaacgctttctacaccttgtagagtcaacatgggccagcatccctgtggaacactttctacaccttgtagagtcaacatggaccagcatccctgtggaacgctttctacaccttgtagagtcaacatgggccagcatccctgtggaacgctttctacaccttgtagagtcaacatgggccagcatccctgtggaacgctttctacaccttgtagagtcaacatgggccagcatccctgtggaacgctttctacaccttgtagagtcaacatgggccagcatccctgtggaacgctttctacaccttgtagagtcaacatggaccagcatccctgtggaacgctttagacaccttgtagagtcaacatgggccagcatccctgtggaacgctttctacaccttgtagagtcaacatgggccagcatccctgtggaacgctttagacaccttgtagagtcaacatgggccagcatccctgtggaacactttagacaccttgtagagtcaacatggaccagcatccctgtggaacgctttagacaccttgtagagtcaacatgggccagcatccctgtggaacgctttagacaccttgtagagtcaacatgggccagcatccctgtggaacactttcaacaccttgtagagtcaacatgggccagcatccctgtggaacactttctacaccttgtagagtcaacatgggccagcatccctgtggaacgctttctacaccttgtagagtcaacatgggccagcatccctgtggaacgctttctacaccttgtagagtcaacatgggccagcatccctgtggaacgctttctacaccttgtagagtcaacatgggccagcatccctgtggaacgctttcaacaccttgtagagtcaacatggaccagcatccctgtggaacgctttcaacaccttgtagagtcaacatgggccagcatccctgtggaaccctttcaacaccttgtagagtcaacatgggccagcatccctgtggaacgctttcaacaccttgtagagtcaacatggatcagcatccctgtggaacgctttctacaccttgtagagtcaacatgggccagcatccctgtggaacgctttctacaccttgtagagtcaacatgggccagcatccctgtggaacgctttctacaccttgtagagtcaacatgggccagcatccctgtggaacgctttctacaccttgtagagtcaacatgggtcagcatccctgtggaacgctttcaacaccttgtagagtccacgacCCCGAAGatttgagtctgttctgagggcaaaaggggataCAACTCAATATGatgaaggtgttcttaatgttttgttcactctgTTTATTTTACCCTTTTTTAATTTTCTTTTTAATGAATTCAATATTTATTTCTAAAAGAGAATCCTCACTTTGATCTTGAATGAAACTGATATTTTTGGGTCGTTGCTGTGGAACAAAACCACTTACTGTTTCTTTAATATGGGTTTTAGACGTCTGAAGGAATCAATATGTATTGATCTTTAATATGGGATTCTAGACATCTGAAGGAATCAATATGTATTGATCTTTAATATGGGTTTCCAGACATCTGAGGGTATTGATCTTTAATATGGGTTTCTAGACATCTGAAGGAATCAATATGTATTGATCTTTAATATGGGTTTTAGACATCTGAAGGTATCAATATGTATTGATCTTGTATTGATCATCTCATTGCAGTTCAACAGTTACACATCAACAGTACCTCATAACAGGAGAACATGAGAAAAGCTCTACTTTGGACAAAATCACAAACTTTAGAGGACACTTAGTGACTAGTGATGAACCCCATGACctagggttgacccctagtgatgaaccccatggcctagggttgacccctagtgactagtgatgaaccccatgtcctagggttgacccctagtgatgaaccccatgacctagggttgacccctagtgaTGAAGCCCTTGTCctagggttgacccctagtgactagtgatgaaccccatggtctagggttgacccctagtgactagtgatgaaccccatgtcctagggttgacccctagtgatgaaccccatgacctagggttgacccctagtgatgaaccccatgacctagggttgacccctagtgaTGAACCCCATGTCCTAGGGTTCACCCCTAGTGATGAACCCCATGACctagggttgacccctagtgaTGAAGCCCCATGTCctagggttgacccctagtgaTGAAGACCATGTCctagggttgacccctagtgactagtgatgaaccccatggcctagggttgacccctagtgaTGAAGCCCCATGTCctagggttgacccctagtgaTGAAGACCATGTCctagggttgacccctagtgactagtgatgaaccccatggcctagggttgacccctagtgaTGAAGCCCCATGTCctagggttgacccctagtgaTGAAGACCATGTCctagggttgacccctagtgaTGAAGACCATGTCctagggttgacccctagtgactagtgatgaaccccatgacctagggttgacccctagtgactagtgatgaaccccatggtctagggttgacccctagtgactagtgatgaaccccatgtcctagggttgacccctagtgaTGAAGCCCCATGTCctagggttgacccctagtgatgaaccccatggtctagggttgacccctagtgatgaaccccatgtcctagggttgacccctagtgaTGAAGCCCCATGTCctagggttgacccctagtgatgaaccccatggtctagggttgacccctagtgaTGAAGTCCATGGCCTAAGGTTCACCCCTAGTGATGAAGCCCCATGTCctagggttgacccctagtgaTGAAGACCATGTCCTAGGGTTCACCCCTAGTGATGAAGCCCCATGTCCTAGGGTTCACCCCTAGTGATGAAGCCCCATGTCCTAGGGTTCACCCCTAGTGATGAAGCCCCATGTCCTAgggttataatataataataataataattgtgacTTGTCCTGCACTGTGTCCTTTATTGAAGACTTGTTAATGGCCATCGTAATGAATAGACCCCAACACACACCACAGCAGTAGATTATGTTGTCAGCCTATCGGCTCCTCTTCTGTCTGATGATGAACCACACTGTTAAAACACTTGAGGTGAATGAAAAGGTGGAAGAGGAATCATTGGATTTCTTGTTTTTCTTTGATTCCTTGTGTCCTCTCTCCTCGAAAAGCCTTCTCAAAAAACCCATTGGATTAGAAAGGTCAGAGGGGAAGGACCTCTGGCCTTCTCATCCAATAGGATTTGAGAAGaatgtaaaagagagagaggattcgATGAGATTTCTCCCAATAGAAAGGTTGTGATGTTGGTTTTGCCCGACCACTCCCTCCCTCGCCTGTCAGTCAAACTAAACTTCAGCTTCCCATTGTAGCTCTATTCAACAACAAGGGCTACACAGAAACAGCTCTACTTCTTGCACCACGTTTCTCCTCTCCTTCGGTCACGTCCTTATAAGGCCAACGGGGGGGCAGTCTGTTGATCCACAGATCCTAATGTATTGACATCTCGTTCAGACTGTGTTCACTGGGTAAACTCCGGTTGATATTGGACAGACTGGCCATGAGAGATTTCACCTTGTGTGCATAGTAGTTCCTCAGATTGACAGAGGGAAGGTTTTCTTTGATCTCCTGGTCGAAGTCACAGCTGCGCATAGCGATCTCTAACTGTTTCTGTCTCTTGTAGAAGAGGGAGAACTTGTTGAATATGAGTGTGATGGGAAGCACAACCACCAGGATGCCTGCCAGGATACAGGCCGAGGCCGTCATCTTGCCGGCTATAGACACCGGGACCACGTCTCCGTACCCCACCGTGGTCATGCTCACCGTGGCCCACCACCAGCATGCTGGGACGGTAGAGAAGTCCTCGCTGTCCTTCTCCACGGTGTAGGCCATGACAGAGAAGAAAGACACGCCCACCGCCAGGTAGAGCAGTAGCAACCCCACCTCCTTGTAGCTGTTTCTGAGCGTGGCGCCCAGAGAGCGCAGCCCCGTGGAATGACGCGCCAGCTTCAGGATACGGAAGATCCTCATCAGCCGTAGCACCTGTGCCACGCGCCCCAGATTGGCCAGCGCCGGGCTGCTCTCGGCCACCAGGTCGATGCCGAGCGTCAGGTAGAATGGTAATATCGACACGAGGTCTATGAGGTTCAACGGATGCTTGAAGAAATGGATCAGATCTGGGGCGACTGTGAACCGGGCCACCAGCTCCAAGGTGAACCAGCCGATACCAAAGTGTTCCACCGTTTCAAACCTGGGGTCCTCGTGAGGCGTCCCCTCCCTGTCCACCAGGGTGAACTCAGCCATGCTGTTCATGCACATGGCGGTTATGGAACCCAACACGACCAGGATAGAGAGGATACTGATGACTCGGCTGGCGACGGAGTAACCCGGGTTATCCAGGATCAACCAGATCCGCCTCCGGACGCTCCCCAACGGCTGCTTATCGAACTTAGTGGCGTCGTTATAGAACTCTAGAATCTCGTCGAACGATGACGTGGTGCTGCCCTCGTCGCTCCGGCAGTCGTCCCAGTCCTCCCCGCGGTTGGGATCCATCTTTCGGCAGTGGTAGGCGCCGCTGCAACACGAGTCGATGAAGAATTCATTGATGCCCCAGTACTCGATCTCCTGGCTGAAGGAGAAGATGCACAACTCCGCCATGACGTGGAGCTTCCCGGTGTTGTAGAAATTCAACACGTAAGGGAAGAGAGCCGGGTTCCTATCGAAATAAAACTCCTTTTCCGTGTCGTCGTAGTCGTCGCAGAGTTCTAGTATCGACTCTTTTGATTGGCACTGTAGCAGCCGAGCCAGACGGGTCTCCGGGAAGCGAGACAGAGTGTTGGAAAACAGCCTCTTCTTGAACCCTCCCACATTGATGCGCACGGTGTGATCCTCATAGGCTGCTGTCAGCTCCTCCAGGCTCTGACCCGTCATGTCTGGCGAGGGGTGAAGGGACTGGGGAGTGGAGAagtacctgcacacacacacacacacacacacacacacacacacacacacacacacacacacacacacagaagagaagagaagagagaagagaggagagagagagagagagagagagagagagagagagagagagagagaagtttgaATCCTCTCATTTctaagagagaggaaacatggaCAATAACTGGTTCCTCCTTAATCTATTCCCTTCAGGAACCAGAACAGAACAAATACAGGAATAAATGGGGGTTGCTTTATCACATGACACAACAGGTAAATTATACAGTGTCTCTGAATGAGATCACACACTCTGGTCGTTTAGTAACGTGTTGCGTCTTTCACATTACAACATCACGTTGGATTTCCCTCGAAATCTCACGCCGCGCTTGTGCGCACTTGCTACAATAAAGAAAAATAACCCGAGTAAAACAGTTGTGTTATTTTTACatatttgatttttaaaaatcttGGCTAGGCTACCTCTATGCATTAAATAATACACCAATCAATGCGTGTAATACTGTTGTATTATAACGGTACAATATACTACAAAAACATCACATATTCCTTACTTTATTCAACGCCCTTTTCCCGAGTCTCCTACACAACGCGTCTGCATATCAGCTCCTACGAGGGCATTGTGTTTCACGGAGCTGCTGAGCAACTTGGATAGACGTAGATAGATGTCTCCTCTCTGTGCCTCCTCCAGCTAGCGTGGAAGACTGAACcaatgctctgtctgtctgtctgtctgtctgtctgtctgtctgtctgtctgtctgtctgtctgtctgtctgtctgtctgtctgtctgtctttcggtCATGCGTTACTGCCCAGGTTAGATAGAGGGGTTTCAACGGAGCCGTCAGCACGGAACAAggttgtctctctcttctccagacatAAAAACGTGTCCGCCCCACAGACAGACTCCCCCATAGACTATTTACATCGTTAAATCATGAGCGCTCGCGCCATACGTCTTCATCTCCCGTTGTAACTAACACGCTCCAGATGCTTCCGTTTCCGTAGTGAGGGAATTCCTCGGATGAATCTCCATTGTGACGTCTAGTAGCGGTTCGACCTCAGCTCTGTTGCGGTGCAGTAGCAACCACTTTCTGTAAACTACCGTTCCGCCCTCGCCTTCCCGAGCGAATTCAACACCTACCTCCCTCTTCTCGGAGAAAGGTGCAGAAAGGACCGACTCCTTTACTCTGCTCTCCGCGAGGGAGAAGTCACGAATCATTAAAAGCGTGTGCGCCCGAGCGTTATACAGAGGCCGTCATCTTCAAAATGAGGTAACCGTTCTCCGTTAACGGGCAGAGAGCTCTCCGGCTGAGCCTTTAGTGAAGACGGATGAGACGTGTAAAGGTTAGGATTGATTCGTGAGGCAGAAAACGTGGGTTTGTTTTTAACTAATCCGTTGTCAAAACAATTGAATGATTAGATATCATGTACTCTGACTGGTTAGAATTTCAGTGTGTCTGAATGATGGATTACTGTTATACGCAGGAATAGGATTATATGAAATCAAAACtacagtttaatatatatatatataatctccaTGGAGAAATGGTTTCTGGGTAAGTGGATGGATCACTTCCAGACGGTGGGGTTAGGATCTACATCCTGAGAGAGAAAACATCCATGGAGGAATGGTTTCTGGGTAAGTGGATGGATCACGTCCAGACGGTGGGGTTATGATCTACGTCCTGAGAGAGAAAACATCCAGTGACTTCCCTCTGGCTCCTCGGAGACATGACGGGTTATCTTGTGCACCAATGGGGACAGGGGATTTAAAAGTCCCATGTcacaccaagcatacttcaacCAGCACATCCATATGAACAGTCACAGACCCTTCTAGCTTCACCCAGCACATCCATATGAACAGTCACAGACCCTTCTAGCTTCACCCAGCACATCCGTATGAACAGTCACAGACCCTTCTAGCTTCACCCAGCACATCCATATGAACAGTCACAGACCCTTCTAGATTCACCCAGCACATCCATATGAACAGTCACAGACCCTTCTAGCTTCACCCAGCACATCCATATGAACAGTCACAGACCCTTCTAGCTTCACCCAACACATCCATATGAACAGTCACAGACCCTTCTAGCTTCACCCAGCACATCCATATGAACAGTCACAGACCCTTCTAGATTCACCCAGCACATCCGTATGAACAGTCACAGACCCTTCTAGCTTCACCCAGCACATCCATATGAACAGTCACAGACCCTTCTAGATTCACCCAGCACATCCATATGAACAGTCACAGACCCTTCTAGCTTCACCCAGCACATCCGTATGAACAGTCACAGACCCTTCTAGCTTCACCCAGCACATCCATATGAACAGTCACAGACCCTTCTAGCTTCACCCAACACATCCGTATGAACAGTCACAGACCCTTCTAGCTTCACCCAGCACATCCATATGAACAGTCACAGACCCTTCTAGCTTCACCCAGCACATCCATATGAACAGTCACAGACCCTTCTAGGTTTACCCAGCACATCCATATGAACAGTCACAGACCCTTCTAGCTTCACCCAACACATCCATATGAACAGTCACAGACCCTTCTAGATGACCTTATTTAACAGTCATAAACATATAAAACAGTAATGTCCAAAACATTGTGCGCTTTGTGTGACCATTGAGTTGGAAATATGTCTTAGCAGAGACACATCTCTTACCTCTTTTCTAGTCTCGTCTTGTCTTGactcgtctcctcctctcccctcctctcctctcccctcctgtcctctcccctcctctcctggcaactcctgtcctctcccctcctgtcctctcccctcctgtcctctcccctcctctccccctgtcctctaccctcctctcctgtcctttcccctcctgtcctctcctgtactctcccctcctgtcccctcctctcccctcctgtcctctaccctcctctcctgtcctctcccctcctctcctgtcctctcccctcctctcctgtcctctcccctcctgtcctccccctcctctcccctcctgtcctctaccctcctctcctgtcctctaccctcctctcctgtcctctaccctcctctcctgtcctctaccctcctctcctgtcctctcccctcttctcccctcccctcttctcccctactgtcctctaccctcctctcctgtcctctcccctccactcctgtcctctcccctcctgtcccctcctctcccctcctgtcctctaccctcctctcctgtcctctcccctcctctcctgtcctctcccctcctctcctgtcctctcccctcctgtcccctcctctcccctcctgtcctctaccctcctctcctgtcctctcccctcctgtcctctcccctcctgtcctctcccctcctgtcctctcccctcctctcctgtcctctcccctcctgtcccctcctctcctgtcctctcctctcctgtcctctcccctcctgtcccctcctctcccctcctgtcctctaccctcctgtcccctcctctcccctcctgtcctctaccctcctctcctgtcctctcccctcctgtcccctcctgtcctctcccctcctctcttgtcctcttcccttccctggtctgccagtagtgccctatatatagggaatagggccctggtctgcagtagtgccctatatagggaatagggccatgGTCtgccagtagtgccctatatatagggaatagggccctggtctatagtagtgtactatatatagggaatagggccatgGTCtgccagtagtgccctatatagggaatagggccctggtctgcagtagtgccctatatatagggaatagggccatggtctgcagtagtgccctatatagggaatagggccatgGTCTGcagtagtgccctatgtagggaatagggccatggtctgcagtagtgccctatatagggaatagggccatggtctgcagtagtgccctatatagggaatagggccatggtctgcagtagtgccctatatagggaatagggccatggtctgcagtagtgccctatatagggaatagggccatggtctgcagtagtgccctatatatagggaatagggccatggtctgcagtagtgccctatatagggaatagggccacggtctgcagtagtgccctatatatagggaatagggctctggtctgcagtagtgccctatatagggaatagggccatggtctgccagtagtgcactatatagggaatagggtgccattttggatccaAACTAAGGTCCCTGTGCCAATCTCCCTCCTTCAGTAAATCTCCAGAAGCCCATTTAAATGATTTAAGGGGTGTTGAGATGGTGGAGACGTTGAAGAAAGATCTCAGAACCGGGGATTTTGGGGGATGGGGAGGTGTTTATCCACAGTGTGTGGGGGTTATCCTCAGTGTGTGGGGGTTATcctcagtgggggggggggttatcatCAGCGTGGAGGGGGGTTATCCTCAGTGTGGAGCTCCATCCATGCATCATGTGTCTTTAAGTGTCCTCTTCAGCTGGGGGGGGTATCCTcagtgtggggggtggggggttatcCTCAGTCCTTCCCCTAATGGAAGTCCCCTCCTGAACTTGGCTCTTTATATTCTACAATCATATGGTCCTGGCTGGGAGGAGGTTCATTTGTGAGGCTTCAGATGAGTTTCACCTCGTAACCTGTCAGCTGTACAAAGAGATTGAGGGAGAAaaatggagaaagagagcgagagggggagagatagagagagagatggagagaggtgtgaGGGGGTGTCTACAGTGTGTTTAGGAGTTTTGAtgtggaccagagagagagagagagggggagagagatagagagaggtgtgAGGGGGTGTCTGCAGTGTGTTTAGGAGTTTTGAtgtggaccagagagagagagagggggagagagatagagagaggtgtgAGGGGTGTCTGCAGTGTGTTTAGGAGTTTTGAtgtggaccagagagagagagagggggagagagatggagagaggtgtgggggtgtcTGCAGTGTGTTTAGGAGTTTTGAtgtggaccagagagagagagagggggagagatagagagggagagagagatggagagaggtgagggggtgtCTGCAGTGTGTTTAGGAGTTTTGAtgtggaccagagagagagagagggagagagagatggagagaggtgaggggtgtCTGCAGTGTGTTTAGGAGTTTTGAtgtggaccagagagagagaggggggtgagggggtgTCTGCAGTGTGTTTAGGAGTTTTGAtgtggaccagagagagagagagggggagagatagagagagagggagagagagatggagagaggtgagggggtgtCTGCAGTGTGTTTAGGAGTTTTGAtgtggaccagagagagagagaggggagagagatggagagaggtgtgaGGGGGTGTCTGCAGTGTGTTTATGAGTTTTGATGTGgaccagatagagagagggagagagagatggagagaggtgtgaGGGGGTGTCTGCAGTGTGTTTAGGAGTTTTGAtgtggaccagagagagagagaggggagagagatagagagaggtgtgAGGGGGTGTCTGCAGTGTGTTTAGGAGTTTTGAtgtggaccagagagagagagaggggagagagatggagagaggtgtgaGGGGGTGTCTGCAGTGTGTTTAGGAGTTTTGAtgtggaccagagagagagagagggggagagatagagagggagagagagatggagagaggtgagggggtgtCTGCAGTGTGTTTAGGAGTTTTGAtgtggaccagagagagagagggagagagagatggagagaggtgagggggtgtCTGCAGTGTGTTTAGGAGTTTTGAtgtggaccagagagagagaggggggtgagggggtgTCTGCAGTGTGTTTAGGAGTTTTGAtgtggaccagagagagagagagggggagagatagagaggggagagagatggagagacgtgAGGGGGTGTCTGCAGTGTGTTTAGGAGTTTTGAtgtggaccagagagagagagagggagagagagatggagagaggtgagggggtgtCTGCAGTGTGTTTAGGAGTTTTGAtgtggaccagagagagaggggggggtgagggggTGTCTGCAGTGTGTTTAGGAGTTTTGAtgtggaccagagagagagagagggggagagatagagagagagggagagagagatggagagaggtgaggggtgtCTGCAGTGTGTTTAGGAGTTTTGAtgtggaccagagagagagagagggagagagagatggagagaggtgtgggGTGTCTGCAGTGTGTTTATGAGTTTTGATGTGgaccagatagagagagggagagagagatggagagaggtgagggggtgtCTGCAGTGTGTTTAGGAGTTTTGAtgtggaccagagagagaggggggagagatggagagaggtgaggggtgtCTGCAGTGTGTTTAGGAGTTTTGAtgtggaccagagagagagggggcagagatggagagaggtgtgaGGGGGTGTCTGCAGTGTGTTTAGGAGTTTTGATGTGGACCTCATCCACTGACTGCTGTTCTCCATCTGCAGTTCCCCAGAATATTTTaccctccctgtccatctctctctctcctccctgtccatctctctctctctaccactctctcctccctgtccatctctctctaccactctctcctccctgtccatctctctctctctacctctctctcctccctgtccatctctctctctctaccactctctcctccctgtccatctctctctctctaccactctctcctccctgtccatctctctctctctaccactctctcctccctgtccatctctctctctctaccactctctcctccctgtcatctctctctctacctctctctctctcctccctgtccatctctctctctctacctctctctctcctccctgtccatctctctctctctaccactctctcctccctgtccatctctctctctctaccactctctcctccctgtccatctctctctctctctctctacctctctctctcctccctgtccatctctctctctcctccctgtccatctctctctctctacctctctctctcctccctgtccatctctctctctcctcccccatctatctctcctccctgtccatctctctctctacctctttctctctctctacctctctctcctctctgtccatctctctctctctacctctctctctcctccctgtccatctctctccacctctctctcctccctgtccattcatctctc
This sequence is a window from Oncorhynchus gorbuscha isolate QuinsamMale2020 ecotype Even-year unplaced genomic scaffold, OgorEven_v1.0 Un_scaffold_1294, whole genome shotgun sequence. Protein-coding genes within it:
- the LOC124022105 gene encoding potassium voltage-gated channel subfamily S member 2-like; the protein is MTGQSLEELTAAYEDHTVRINVGGFKKRLFSNTLSRFPETRLARLLQCQSKESILELCDDYDDTEKEFYFDRNPALFPYVLNFYNTGKLHVMAELCIFSFSQEIEYWGINEFFIDSCCSGAYHCRKMDPNRGEDWDDCRSDEGSTTSSFDEILEFYNDATKFDKQPLGSVRRRIWLILDNPGYSVASRVISILSILVVLGSITAMCMNSMAEFTLVDREGTPHEDPRFETVEHFGIGWFTLELVARFTVAPDLIHFFKHPLNLIDLVSILPFYLTLGIDLVAESSPALANLGRVAQVLRLMRIFRILKLARHSTGLRSLGATLRNSYKEVGLLLLYLAVGVSFFSVMAYTVEKDSEDFSTVPACWWWATVSMTTVGYGDVVPVSIAGKMTASACILAGILVVVLPITLIFNKFSLFYKRQKQLEIAMRSCDFDQEIKENLPSVNLRNYYAHKVKSLMASLSNINRSLPSEHSLNEMSIH